A region of Dictyostelium discoideum AX4 chromosome 1 chromosome, whole genome shotgun sequence DNA encodes the following proteins:
- the msh6 gene encoding DNA mismatch repair protein (mutS homolog) yields the protein MKPNNMKQTNISQFFAPTKQPEPIIEEGFDSFFDDIPTEELEPDLNSIPISSSQQTSTSNTSSQQTSSANTSSSATTTTTTNTNSQIPKAPTTPSKLKLPTSFTSKSNTPTKSLPPSNFSLVVNEQEEENEMNDNSKPQQQQQQQQQQNLFKSNITSNSGGSSNDLFSRFKDEKPKTTTTLSTPSKPLSQPQRNNTNEISKKRKEMDFNEDESNTNYDNNNNDVEDLDEFCFVNKNKPSSSSSSLNTNTTTTPKAPTITPKTPTKTPTRRPVVTYDEDDDDDEQDDDEDDDDDDDDKKSKSTTTTAVKKKGNAFGKKDKKEIEERYSFLVNIKDANGNPKDHPDYDKRTLHIPASCLSKFSPFERQFWDIKSKNYDTVVFFKKGKFYELYESDADIGHQQLHLKLTDRVNMRMVGVPEMSFNHWASKLIHLGHKVAKVDQMETSIGMAKRQNEKGGRNKKDSIIQRELTSILTAGTLLDEQMITDQTSTYLMAIKENEYDKQYGVCFVDVSIGEFYLCTIQDDDNRMQFETLLLQMMPKEIVYEKGATSPKTISIMKRVLSTVKPVMNARLSLEYWDPTDTMERITQLCGGKTPETLCQMKNEEYLMGALGGCISYLMDIKIGNSVVEQARFKRFNPLDIGNSMILDGQCLVNLEIFNNSTDGSTEGTLFKLMDRCTTAFGKRMFRQWICRPLANKNAIVDRQKAIEFLRDSPETLQKVTAILNKLPDLERMIARIRAQTSKISDLISVLNHFDNIHSKLLELLDEAEQIESIHLRSCLFMDNQQDNDDIDEQENSNNNNNIRYSGYPNLKPYIERVRKSFTIEQDRVVPSKGLFLEFDQCLGNIQSLEQSFAKHLEEQKAHFKCNKIEYKHMGKEIYQIEIPVAFTKKLPAGFSLKSSSSKVNRYHSPFVTKNLTSLLEERDTYEVLSKEVLKKILSNFAIYFNHFQIAITKLSQLDCLLSLYKVSFQSSIQMCRPLFVSSDQRGFIDVKDMRHPCIYSKSGDDFIPNDISLNTENNPPSLMVLTGPNMGGKSTLLRQSCILVIMAQMGCYVSASSCEMSIVDRIFTRLGANDNILAGQSTFMVELAETSAVLKYATKRSLVILDELGRGTSTFDGYSIAYSVLNYLATKVQSMCIFATHYQSLAYEPTVRDLISTAYMTCHVDEEAKKVIFLYKLASGVCPNSYGLHVASMAGLPREIITKAEEKSTQMEKDSVLVSFIHGTISRSKLVEKIVQSYKQKDLNQLIQLSNTLKDLNLNK from the exons atgaagcctaataatatgaaacaaacaaatattaGTCAATTTTTTGCTCCAACAAAACAACCAGAGCCAATTATagag gAAGGatttgattcattttttGATGATATACCTACAGAAGAGTTAGAACCAGATTTAAATTCTATACCAATTTCCTCTTCACAGCAAACATCTACATCAAATACCTCTTCACAACAAACATCTTCAGCAAATACATCATCTTCagccactactaccactactactaataCTAATTCACAAATACCGAAagcaccaacaacaccatcaaaaCTAAAGCTACCAACTTCTTTcacatcaaaatcaaatacacCAACCAAATCATTACCACCATCAAATTTTAGTTTGGTAGTCAAtgaacaagaagaagaaaatgaaatgaaCGATAATTcaaaaccacaacaacaacaacaacaacaacaacaacaaaatttatttaaaagtaataTAACCagtaatagtggtggtagtagtaatgatttattttctagatttaaagatgaaaaacCAAAGACTACAACTACCCTTTCTACACCTTCAAAACCATTATCGCAACCACAAAGAAATAACACAAatgaaatatcaaaaaaaagaaaagaaatggATTTTAATGAAGATGAATCGAATACaaattatgataataataataatgatgttgAGGATTTAGATGagttttgttttgttaataaaaataaaccatcatcatcatcatcatcattaaatacCAATACTACAACTACACCAAAAGCACCAACTATAACACCAAAAACTCCAACTAAAACTCCAACAAGAAGACCAGTCGTTACATatgatgaggatgatgacgatgatgaacaagatgatgatgaggatgacgacgatgatgacgatgataaaaaatcaaaatcaacaacaacgacaGCAGTAAAGAAAAAAGGTAATGCATTtggtaaaaaagataaaaaagagaTAGAAGAGAGATATTCATTCCTTGTCAATATAAAAGATGCCAATGGTAATCCAAAGGATCATCCAGATTATGATAAGAGAACATTACATATACCAGCAAGTTGTCTATCGAAATTCTCACCATTTGAAAGACAATTTTGggatattaaatcaaaaaactaCGATACGGTTGTATTCTTCAAAAAGGGTAAATTCTATGAACTCTACGAGAGTGATGCTGATATCGGTCATCAACAACTTCACTTGAAACTTACTGATCGTGTCAATATGCGTATGGTTGGTGTACCAGAGATGTCCTTTAATCATTGGGCTTCAAAGTTAATTCATTTGGGTCATAAAGTGGCCAAGGTAGATCAAATGGAGACATCAATCGGCATGGCAAAGAGACAGAATGAAAAAGGTGGTcgtaataaaaaagattcaatCATTCAGAGAGAGTTAACTTCAATTCTTACCGCTGGTACACTTTTGGATGAACAAATGATCACCGATCAAACTTCAACCTATCTTATGGCCATAAAAGAGAATGAATACGATAAACAGTATGGCGTTTGTTTTGTCGATGTATCAATTGGTGAATTCTATCTTTGTACCATTCAAGACGATGATAATCGTATGCAATTCGAAACGCTACTCCTTCAAATGATGCCAAAGGAAATCGTCTATGAAAAGGGCGCAACCTCTCCAAAAACCATCTCCATTATGAAGCGTGTTCTCTCCACTGTTAAACCAGTCATGAATGCTCGTCTCTCTCTAGAATATTGGGACCCAACAGACACTATGGAACGTATCACTCAGCTTTGTGGTGGTAAAACACCAGAGACCCTCTgtcaaatgaaaaatgaagAATATCTAATGGGTGCATTGGGTGGTTGTATCAGTTATCTCATGGATATAAAGATTGGTAATAGCGTCGTTGAACAAGCTCGTTTCAAACGTTTCAATCCATTGGATATTGGAAACTCTATGATTTTGGATGGCCAATGCTTGGTGAACTTGGAGATATTCAACAATAGTACCGATGGTTCAACTGAGGGTACTCTTTTCAAGTTGATGGATCGTTGTACCACTGCCTTTGGAAAACGTATGTTTAGGCAATGGATTTGTAGGCCATTGGCAAATAAGAATGCAATTGTTGATCGTCAAAAGGCAATCGAATTCCTAAGAGATAGTCCTGAAACCCTTCAAAAAGTAACGGCTATCCTCAACAAACTACCTGATCTCGAAAGAATGATCGCAAGAATTCGTGCTCAAACTTCAAAAATCTCTGATCTCATTTCAGTTTTAAATCACTTTGATAATATACATTCAAAACTATTGGAGCTATTGGATGAAGCAGAACAAATCGAATCTATTCACCTAAGAAGTTGTCTTTTTATGGATAATCAACAAGACAACGACGATATTGATGAACAAGAAAAcagtaacaacaacaacaacattcgTTATTCTGGTTATCCAAATCTTAAACCCTATATTGAACGTGTTAGAAAGAGTTTTACCATTGAACAAGATCGTGTGGTACCATCAAAAGGTTTGTTTTTAGAGTTTGATCAATGTTTAGGCAATATTCAATCATTGGAACAATCGTTTGCAAAACATTTAGAGGAACAAAAAGCTCATTTCAAGTGTAACAAAATCGAATATAAACATATGGGTAAAGAGATCTATCAAATAGAGATACCCGTTGCATTTACAAAAAAGCTTCCAGCAGGTTTCtctttaaaatcatcaagCTCCAAAGTTAATAGATATCACAGTCCATTCGTTACAAAGAATCTCACCTCTTTGTTGGAAGAACGTGATACCTATGAGGTGTTATCAAAAGAGGTTTTGAAAAAGATTCTATCAAATTTCGCAATCTATTTCAATCATTTCCAAATTGCAATTACAAAACTCTCTCAATTGGATTGTCTGTTATCTTTATATAAAGTTAGTTTTCAATCTTCAATTCAAATGTGTCGTCCCCTATTCGTCTCTAGTGATCAACGTGGTTTCATTGATGTAAAAGATATGAGACATCCTTGTATCTATTCAAAATCTGGTGATGATTTCATTCCAAATGATATATCTTTAAATACTGAAAATAATCCTCCATCTTTAATGGTTTTAACTGGTCCT aatatGGGTGGTAAAAGTACATTATTACGTCAATCATGTATTTTAGTAATCATGGCACAAATGGGTTGTTATGTATCAGCATCAAGTTGCGAAATGTCAATTGTAGATAGAATTTTCACTCGTTTAGGtgcaaatgataatattttagCAGGTCAATCAACATTTATGGTTGAATTGGCAGAAACAAGCGCAGTTCTAAAGTATGCAACCAAACGATCATTGGTTATTTTGGATGAGTTGGGTAGAGGTACAAGTACATTTGATGGTTATTCAATTGCATATtcagttttaaattatttagcAACCAAAGTTCAATCGATGTGTATATTCGCAACTCACTATCAATCATTGGCATATGAACCAACAGTTCGTGATCTCATTTCCACAGCATATATGACTTGTCATGTTGATGAAGAGGCTAAAAAAGTTATATTCCTCTACAAATTGGCAAGTGGTGTTTGTCCAAATTCATATGGTCTTCATGTTGCTTCAATGGCTGGTTTACCAAGAGAAATCATTACAAAGGCTGAAGAAAAATCAACTCAAATGGAAAAAGACTCTGTTTTGGTCTCATTCATTCATGGTACCATATCTCGTTCGAAATTGGTTGAAAAAATAGTTCAATCATACAAACAAAAAGATTTGaaccaattaattcaattatcaaatactttaaaagatttaaatttaaataaatag
- the adprt4 gene encoding BRCT domain-containing protein, giving the protein MEKHQNQVIEENRSKPLINLTFFIDSKSKFKVSNYTLSKLIKDEFGGSIAFTLNPKVDYVITTSANFFSTKTTTFLSNQDLSKIKLINEDYFISQQKLEPTQRSKINDSYSIGNKQDSQVVNVCKKENDVVEKADDDLLKIIINPKHIPSVCYGANELKQPYFPEEYLILKSNLLSSTIIGKQNTNKFFYLELHQAIDNNLKKFYRIFTQFGRTDEIQKSNSQHRYVSNDLKEAMALYSSIYSQKIESDNGYIEVKMNSITKIGSKLKLAQLKQQKENDVNANTHIKVYNEETGEEETGQQSLFQRSYIETNVSKLMDIIYKEASKCLIKNFSVEVTENGIETQLGALSMAQIEEAKSILNEINNVLNKDGIDNQENLEMLSSRFYQLVPSKISTKKNRDSSKSVINSFESLNQLSELMNMMKDLTNSFNSNKTTSESKNHLDMKYYALNTHIEHLHQASAGYQIFIRNFLSNPHHQKAIDNGEIKILNCYRLDKKLESDNFLDVGNVQYLYHGSKPQNLVGLLSRGILPPDYVKQIGGKRTDFGYLGSGIYFSDDVVSSTYTSPIGEKGSRFIIMSSVSLGKVKEFSKIQPSLQCAPSGHHSCKGLKSTPTNPTDFKNNEYVVFNPNQSKLSFLIEYIENYKK; this is encoded by the exons ATGGAGAAACACCAAAACCAAGTAATTGAGGAAAATAGATCAAAACCATTGATCAATTTAACCTTTTTTATCGATTCAAAGAGTAAATTTAAAGTTTCTAATTACACtctatcaaaattaattaaagatgaaTTCGGTGGGTCAATTGCCTTTACATTGAATCCAAAGGTTGATTATGTTATAACAACATCAGCAAACTTTTTTTCAACCAAAACCACCACTTTTTTAAGTAATCAAGATCtctcaaaaataaaattaattaacgaggattatttcatttcacAACAAAAACTTGAACCAACTCAAAGaagtaaaattaatgattcttATTCAATCGGAAATAAACAAGATTCTCAAGTTGTTAATGTctgtaaaaaagaaaatgatgtTGTGGAAAAAGCTGATGATGATCTATtgaaaattatcattaaccCAAAACATATTCCATCTGTTTGTTATGGAGCTAATGAACTAAAACAACCTTATTTTCCAGaagaatatttaattttaaaatcaaatttattaagt agtACAATCATTGGTAaacaaaatacaaataaatttttttatttagaattACATCAagcaattgataataatttgaaaaagttttataGAATTTTCACACAATTTGGAAGAACTGATGAAAtccaaaaatcaaattcacaACATAGATATGTTAGCAATGATTTAAAAGAGGCTATGGCATTGTATTCATCAATTTACAGTCAAAAGATTGAAAGTGATAATGGATATATTGAGGTTAAAATGAATAGTATAACCAAAATTGGTTCAAAATTAAAGTTGGctcaattaaaacaacaaaaagagaATGATGTAAATGCAAATACTCACATCAAGGTTTACAACGAAGAAACCGGTGAAGAAGAGACTGGGCAACAATCTTTGTTTCAAAGATCCTACATTGAAACCAATGTTTCTAAACTAATGGACATTATCTATAAAGAAGCATCTaaatgtttaattaaaaacttttctGTAGAGGTCACTGAAAATGGTATTGAAACTCAACTTGGTGCTCTTTCAATGGCTCAAATTGAAGAAgcaaaatcaatattaaatgaaatcaataatgttttaaataaagatggTATTGATAATCAAGAAAATTTGGAAATGCTATCATCTAGATTCTATCAATTAGTACCATCAAAAATTAGTACAAAAAAGAATAGGGATTCATCGAAATCAGTAATCAATTCTTTTGAATCGTTGAATCAACTTTCAGAGTTGATGAATATGATGAAAGATTTAaccaattcatttaattcaaacAAAACAACAAGTGAATCAAAAAATCATTTGGATATGAAATATTATGCATTGAATACCCACATTGAACATCTTCATCAAGCAAGTGCTGGCTATCAAATTTTCATTCGTAATTTCCTATCGAACCCACACCACCAAAAAGCCATTGATAATGGAGAAATCAAAATTCTCAATTGTTACAGATTGGATAAGAAATTAGAAAGTGATAATTTTCTTGATGTAGGAAATGTGCAATATTTATATCATGGTAGTAAACCACAAAATCTTGTTGGTCTATTATCAAGAGGTATTCTTCCACCAGATTATGTCAAACAAATTGGAGGTAAAAGAACTGATTTTGGATATCTTGGAAGTGGTATTTACTTTTCAGACGATGTGGTTTCCTCAACTTACACCTCACCAATTGGTGAAAAGGGTTCTAGATTTATCATAATGTCATCTGTTTCATTGGGAAAGGTTAAAGAATTTAGTAAAATTCAACCATCATTACAATGTGCACCATCAGGCCATCATAGTTGCAAAGGTTTGAAATCAACTCCAACCAACCCAacagattttaaaaacaatgaatATGTAGTATTCAATccaaatcaatcaaaattatcttttttaattgaatatattgaaaattataaaaaataa